Within Spinacia oleracea cultivar Varoflay chromosome 4, BTI_SOV_V1, whole genome shotgun sequence, the genomic segment TTTGTTTGCATGGGCTCGTGTTTAATTTTTTGTTGCAAAAATTTtatatcctaacacttataaagcttcaTAGTTTGATTATTATTCACCCAATAGTGCATTGACGTGCATGCCctttatttccttctttgttttattttgtcttattcttaacaATAGAGCATTTATGGTTTCACCCTTCCATTGCTATACAAAATGTATTGTTTTATTTGGGTATAATTTCTTATATATTGTACCTTCGAACTATCAATTAAAACGCATATGGTTTCTATTTCCAGTTACATGTAAATCCAACATCTAATTTTAACATTCATTTCTAGCATTTACCACAAATTGTAAGTTCCTAGCTTTTaagtaacatttttacaaaaataattttgtataccTTGGGGATCGTGCGTTAGTATTAGGAAAATTATGCAAAAGGGTGGCACTGGTAGGTTCAAACCAGAACTAGTCTGTATTTGTTATGTAGCCATTTTCAGAGCACCCAAAAAGAAACAAGTGAAAAACATACAAGTATATTCCTTGTGTTACTTTAGTCTCtaaagatttaaaaaaaaaatcataaatttgcaTGCTTATTAGAAGAAGATAATAAGTGGGGTGGCAGGAAAATGTTGAGAGCAGGTGCCATTGCTGATAATTGGATGATATCCCCTTTGTTAATAGGATGAGCAATATAGCTACCATCAATGTATGCAAAACCTTGTTCAGTGGACCAAGTAATTTCCATGGTCTGATGAGATTTGACCCAACCATGCACGACGCTAGAATTTGAACCCGTTGTTATTATGCGCGTGGGCGTGGGCGTGGGTGTGGGTGTGGGTATGGGCTCTCTGACCATATACTGGAGATCCTTAGACAATATGGGCATCACAAACCCACCAGCAGAAAGCATAGCAGCAGTTGATCCCGCTGCTGTTGAAACTCTTAATCCACTTGACCGGCAATTTACTAACTCGCCATTGTTGAGTCTGCCACCAAACAGATTGttataatattatattatattcaaAAGATAAGATTTGCAGTTTTTACCTGAATGAAAACCGAGACAATGACGCAGGACATGGATGAGcaatcaaaacatcattcaGAGCATGTGTCTGCAATAAGTGGGAGTTGACTCGTATGGATATTCTTGATATTTCACAAGCTCTAGCACGTCTGTTGATAATTTCATCCAACACCTGCCAACTCAaggtttataaattataaagcAAAAATCACAAACACTATTATTATCCGAAGTATTATACAACAAAGCATTGAAATAAGATGATCCATACAAGTGCCTTGTCCAGTGAAGTGAGATACAGTGAAGTGAGATAACTCATTAACTAGTCATTCAAGATCTTCAATCCCCATACTCAGGGCCGGTCCTGACATTTTATGGGCCCTAGGCGAAACAAGAAGAAAAGACCcccttctttaaaaaaaaatctactatTAAGAATTAGCTAGAATTCATTGCTACCAAAGTGAATttcgttaaattttaatttattttccaatACTATGTATAATTACGTTAATCAACCAAATAATAGGAACTAAGAttctgaaaaaaataaataaagaagaagaagaagtacgAAGTACTAATTACtccgtacaaaaaaaaaaaggtatgctaaatatttatacttcgtattttacttctacaatcaatttaatcatatactattTGAGTCTGTTTTATTAACACTGTCTTATTAAGCTTGAATCAACAACTAATGTAATCacaatattttattcaaaacaAATATTTACTACTAGTatatattttgatatttttgttagttttataATATTGAAAATAACTCACTAAAAAAAGAATATAGATCAATAGAAGATATCCAGATAAAAAATGAGACAGACTTATCTTCTAGATAAGAAACCCAAACAAATTTccatgaaaagaaaaaatacaaaGAAATAAAAAACGAGACACATTTATCTTCTTGGCAAGAGACACAAagaaatttcaatttaaaaaaaaaacacaaagaaattaaaagctaaaagaataaaaagtaaaaaaaaaaagtacattttaaaaaaaacacagAGAAATTAAAAGGCTAAAAGCTAAAATTCTGCGATTGATGCTCGAACCCGCGATGCATGCATGCAACTATAAAGCAACAACCACTACGCCACATTACCGTATCAAGTACAAACATGCGTGTTTTGCTATATGTACAGAATTATAGTGGTTCAGTTGGAAGATTGGGCCCCCTTTCGGCCTTGGGCCCTAGGCGGGCGCACTCCTTGCCTATGCCTAGGGCCGGCCCTGCCCATACTCGAGGATTACTTTTCTAGTAAACAATAACATCAACATCGTACTTCTATTACACCAACATCTCTCACCACTTACCCACGCATAAATTCCCATTCCCACTATGGGCATGCTTGAATTGAGGGTAATGTATtaaaggggtaataaaagtcaaactaaggtAATTGAAGGCGATGATGAGGGtatgaagtggtggcaaagggaacaagctagtgttggcaagaagaaaataaaagggaagggGGAACAAGTACCCTCATCATGGGGGgaatagttacccaccatcccactaggatgattattaccctcatttgggggGTAATTACTTCTccccttcctcccttctcctcacaacaccaccactaccacaacttctcatcacaatgccaccacaccaccctccttgcaaccacctcaattcaccttcattgtcattttattatggtggtttgacttttattaccctcATAATCCATTATACCCAATCTAAGCGTGCCCTATGGAAGACAAAGATTCCACGCTTAAATTCCCATTCCCACCTCAATTCTCACAAAGTGACAAAACAAATGCTCCTTCAGGATATATTCCTGGTAACAAATAATTGGAGTTAACATCAAATTTCACATCATTAAAATAACGTCTATCCTTTTCTATCTACTTTGCTACTAATTACAACTCAGAAAGTCAAAATGACTTACTTCCACATATAATTATATTACTAATGTAGAGGCACAAAAATTGATGATATTAATATACTTCTTGGAATTCCTTTCCTACTTAATGCCCACCAAAGAATTTCCCTCG encodes:
- the LOC110782691 gene encoding NADH kinase gives rise to the protein MARRKILLFLKPFDVHHLRLSESFSGFSNSKTLRHLDNRIQVHRDAISFCQEVLKRKSVEWETLFHTDLSRPIRDVDLVVTVGGDGTLLQASHFMDDSVPVVGVNSDPTQVEEVERFKDEFDATRSAGYLCAATVNNFEQVLDEIINRRARACEISRISIRVNSHLLQTHALNDVLIAHPCPASLSRFSFRLNNGELVNCRSSGLRVSTAAGSTAAMLSAGGFVMPILSKDLQYMVREPIPTPTPTPTPTRIITTGSNSSVVHGWVKSHQTMEITWSTEQGFAYIDGSYIAHPINKGDIIQLSAMAPALNIFLPPHLLSSSNKHANL